From the genome of Spinacia oleracea cultivar Varoflay chromosome 2, BTI_SOV_V1, whole genome shotgun sequence, one region includes:
- the LOC110792179 gene encoding nudix hydrolase 19, chloroplastic, translated as MLLFLSSATTTAATSLFLSLSKLTPPLSLLRFSTMSSINLQSHAFAGNPIKAKTPKSNDPFSSNSALETLKSHILSNTHDAISPNFKVLPFRKGRPLAGSQGSSPNWHLGWLSLGDCKGLLADFTVKLEGNSLVYLGSKSEEDSVYWAIDVSEDDKLVDELGKKYFSFVELRTLMVATDWSDSRAMADLAVAGHARALLEWHGTSRFCGHCGCKTVPMEAGKRVQCSNELCKKRIYPRVDPVVIMLVIDKENDRALLSRQSRYVPRMWSCLAGFIEPGESLEEAVRRETWEETGIEVGEVVYHSSQPWPVGPSSMPCQLMVGFYAYAKSLEISVDKDELEDAQWHSREDVKKALTFAEYEKAQRTAAFKVEQICKGVTQNQNLSSDFNTESGELASMFIPGPYAIAHHLISTWVFQGVPVSSSDNPLKQPISSFSNFCSEKEIGIRGKRC; from the exons ATGCTCTTGTTCCTCTCCTCCGCCACAACAACCGCCGCCACTTccctcttcctctctctctctaaactAACCCcaccactctctctcctccgctTCTCCACCATGTCTTCCATCAACCTCCAATCCCACGCCTTCGCCGGCAACCCCATCAAAgccaaaacccccaaatcaaacGACCCCTTTTCTTCAAATTCCGCCCTGGAGACACTCAAATCCCACATTCTGAGCAATACCCATGACGCCATTTCCCCTAATTTTAAGGTCCTACCCTTCAGAAAAGGGCGCCCTTTAGCTGGTTCTCAGGGTTCCTCCCCAAATTGGCATCTGGGTTGGCTTAGTTTGGGGGATTGTAAGGGTTTGTTGGCTGATTTCACTGTCAAATTGGAGGGAAATTCGTTGGTTTATCTGGGTTCAAAATCAGAGGAAGATTCTGTTTATTGGGCAATTGATGTGTCCGAAGATGATAAATTGGTGGATGAATTGGGGAAGAAGTATTTCTCTTTTGTTGAGCTTAGGACTTTAATGGTTGCTACTGATTGGTCTGATTCTCGTGCCATGGCTGATTTAGCTGTTGCTGGCCAT GCTAGAGCATTGCTAGAATGGCATGGTACATCACGATTTTGTGGGCATTGTGGATGTAAAACAGTTCCTATGGAAGCTGGGAAAAGAGTGCAGTGCTCAAACGAACTGTGCAAAAAGAGGATCTATCCTCGTGTCGATCCA GTAGTCATTATGCTCGTGATTGATAAGGAGAACGATCGTGCACTTTTAAGCAGACAGTCGAGATATGTACCTCGAATGTGGAGCTGTTTAGCTGGTTTTATAGAG CCTGGAGAGAGTTTGGAAGAAGCAGTGAGAAGAGAAACGTGGGAGGAAACTGGGATTGAAGTAGGAGAAGTTGTCTACCACAGTTCTCAGCCATGGCCTG TTGGGCCAAGCAGCATGCCATGCCAGTTGATGGTAGGCTTCTATGCTTATGCAAAATCTCTAGAGATAAGCGTGGATAAGGATGAGTTGGAAG ATGCTCAGTGGCATAGTAGAGAAGATGTCAAGAAAGCTCTTACATTTGCTGAatatgaaaaggcacaaagaacAGCTGCTTTTAAGGTAGAGCAGATTTGTAAGGGAGTTACACAGAATCAGAACCTTTCCTCGGATTTCAACACCGAAAGTGGAGAGCTAGCATCAATGTTTATTCCAGGGCCTTACGCCATCGCCCACCACCTCATTTCTACTTGGGTCTTTCAAGGGGTGCCAGTAAGCAGTTCTGACAATCCACTTAAACAGCCTATTAGTTCCTTTTCAAACTT TTGCTCTGAAAAAGAGATAGGAATACGTGGGAAAAGATGCTAG
- the LOC110792172 gene encoding uncharacterized protein has product MSYFVENASIDSFAFDQQYNTFHSHGYAADPSASAVNRYVGDSDALKKKRRRLEKKRVVDKEKDEVLDKEEVENLAIRFFPKYGHLILSAGMDTEVKIWDVYGSGKCMRTYMGHSKAVRDICFSNDGTKFLSAGYDKNIKYWDTETGQWKLGFGMALSFSLSASNYPLNVVNDVKNNNKNKRSMIRSLPFSPWSSLLSSSLPIKTGQETKSSEPQKIYSSLSGPLCYNQENTVGIIGGVSVLSTLIFLEKFVLWSSRDKHETVPFIVCSDPASPSRCDYISDSNNGGISSGLDKIRVVENLRCKRMFLEQGGARCIVMPCHLSHAWYGEISQGCKQPFLHVADCVARELKEARFRPLEAGSSVKVGVIATEATLMAGFYQEKLQDQGFEVMLPDKSTMEHIINPAINSLKRKDMKGARNLLRIAIQLLLVKSVNTVILASHELQCLLPHDDPLVKKCIDPMDALARSAITWAKSAQGRN; this is encoded by the exons ATGTCGTATTTTGTCGAGAACGCTTCCATTGACTCCTTCGCTTTTGATCAGCAGTACAACACTTTTCACTCACATGGTTACGCTGCCGACCCTTCCGCTTCCGCCGTTAACCGTTATGTTGGTGATTCCGACGCTTTAAAGAAGAAGCGGCGTCGTCTCGAGAAAAAGAGGGTTGTCGATAAGGAGAAGGATGAGGTTCTTGATAAGGAGGAGGTTGAGAATCTTGCAATTAGATTCTTCCCCAAATATGGGCATTTGATTTTGTCAGCTGGGATGGATACCGAAGTTAAGATTTGGGATGTTTATGGGTCTGGAAAGTGTATGAGGACTTACATGGGGCATTCGAAGGCGGTGCGAGATATATGTTTTTCGAATGATGGCACTAAGTTCTTGAGTGCTGGGTATGATAAGAATATCAAGTATTGGGATACTGAGACTGGTCAG TGGAAACTTGGATTTGGCATGGCATTGTCATTTTCATTATCTGCTTCAAATTATCCCTTGAATGTTGTTAACGATGtaaaaaacaacaataaaaacaAGCGTAGTATGATAAGATCACTTCCTTTTTCACCTTGGTCTTCCCTGCTGTCATCTTCTCTTCCTATCAAAACTGGCCAAGAAACGAAAAGCTCAGAACCTCAGAAAATTTACAGCTCCTTGAGTGGTCCTCTTTGTTACAACCAAGAAAATACTGTCGGGATCATTGGAGGTGTGTCTGTTCTTTCTACATTGATCTTCCTCGAGAAGTTTGTGTTATGGAGTTCAAGAGATAAACATGAAACTGTCCCTTTCATTGTCTGCAGTGATCCAGCATCACCTTCGAGGTGTGACTATATTTCTGACAGCAATAATGGTGGCATCTCTTCAGGATTAGACAAAATTAGGGTGGTTGAGAATCTAAGATGTAAGAGGATGTTTCTTGAACAAGGGGGAGCGCGATGCATAGTCATGCCTTGTCATCTTTCTCATGCTTGGTACGGTGAAATATCACAAGGGTGTAAGCAGCCTTTTCTTCATGTTGCTGACTGTGTTGCTAGGGAACTTAAGGAAGCAAGATTTAGGCCTCTGGAGGCTGGGAGTAGTGTCAAAGTTGGAGTTATTGCAACTGAAGCTACTCTAATGGCAGGATTCTATCAGGAAAAACTACAGGATCAG GGGTTTGAGGTAATGTTGCCAGATAAATCAACAATGGAGCACATCATAAACCCGGCTATAAACTCCTTGAAGAGAAAAGACATGAAGGGAGCACGTAACCTGTTAAGAATCGCGATTCAGCTCCTCCTAGTGAAATCTGTGAATACTGTGATCCTTGCCTCCCATGAACTGCAGTGTTTGTTACCTCATGACGACCCCCTTGTTAAGAAATGCATTGATCCTATGGATGCTTTAGCAAGATCAGCTATAACATGGGCTAAATCTGCACAAGGGAGGAATTAA
- the LOC110792177 gene encoding NADH-cytochrome b5 reductase-like protein → MSLFFRRLAKAAPFTFSNAFKGSQSSTKTSSGVIAAAISGGISLYYFTSFPNLAHLDSINEETQKKIVLNPKEWLEFKLHETANVSHNTKLFRFSFDSDAELGLDIASCILTRAPTGKNDEGKTKYVIRPYTPISDPEAKGYFDLMIKMYPEGKMSQHFAKLKPGDVVEVKGPIEKLRYTPNMKKHIGMIAGGTGVTPMLQVVEAILKNSDDKTQVSLVYANVSPDDILLKQKLDILATRHPNFKVFYTVDNPSKEWIGGLGYVSKDVVTKGLPGPGDDTLIMVCGPPGMMQHISGDKAKDYSQGELTGILKELGYTEEMVYKF, encoded by the exons ATGTCGCTGTTTTTCAGAAGATTAGCAAAAGCTGCTCCCTTTACATTCTCAAATGCATTTAAGGGTTCTCAAAGCTCCACTAAAACCTCTTCTGGAGTGATTGCCGCAGCAATTTCTGGTGGAATCTCACTTTACTACTTTACTTCTTTCCCTAATTTG GCTCATCTAGATTCAATAAATGAAGAAACACAGAAGAAAATAG TGCTGAATCCAAAGGAATGGCTTGAATTCAAACTTCACGAGACTGCAAATGTCAGTCATAATACTAAGCTTTTCAG ATTCTCATTCGATTCGGATGCCGAGTTGGGTCTTGACATTGCTTCTTGCATCCTCACAAG AGCTCCCACCGGGAAAAATGATGAAGGGAAAACAAAATATGTCATTCGACC GTACACTCCCATTTCTGACCCAGAAGCTAAAGGCTACTTTGATTTAATGATCAAG ATGTATCCAGAAGGTAAAATGAGCCAGCATTTTGCAAAACTCAAGCCAGGAGATGTTGTGGAAGTCAAAGG ACCCATTGAAAAGCTCAGGTATACTCCCAATATGAAGAAACACATTGGCATG ATTGCTGGTGGAACTGGTGTTACTCCAATGCTTCAAGTAGTTGAGGCTATATTGAAGAATTCAGATGATAAAACCCAG GTGTCACTAGTCTACGCAAATGTCTCTCCTGATGATATTTTACTGAAGCAAAAGCTTGACATTCTTGCCACGAGACACCCTAATTTTAAG GTATTCTACACTGTTGACAATCCATCAAAAGAATGGATAGGAGGATTAGGCTATGTTTCAAAGGATGTGGTCACAAAAGGCTTACCTGGTCCTGGGGACGATACTCTAATCATG GTATGCGGTCCTCCTGGGATGATGCAACACATATCTGGTGACAAGGCTAAAGATTATTCACAAGGAGAG CTAACTGGAATACTCAAGGAACTTGGATACACAGAAGAAATGGTCTACAAATTTTGA
- the LOC110792176 gene encoding zinc finger CCCH domain-containing protein 32 translates to MEDELLKRNTDCVYFLASPFTCKKGVECEYRHSEMARLNPRDCWFWLSGTCFNPTCAFRHPPLESHNEASTDGAPPLLNQSSVPATKTKVPCYYYYNGFCNKGDRCPFLHEPGEAIGLKTKIANAVADSPVLPLDSKTSGRADREPVTAEKHSILSEMAMKSSSGLHNGHKQQAQHPANAIIPEPSISKQTYIPQCEETVAVKTVSLEPAECSIKSECEPSLDSDQSSEGIIDGNIVRDEWWESSPGFDVLVEGEDEEMMDDPEYLPALDGNDGDSKHLFMPHDFAHRAEYDERVFFDNGHYEPSEYFKDELRNSVPEYSSRRTQDREAKRIVERKRNILCVESPVGGRHDVDLRDYLSKRRMHGGYQETCDLRHVRDGRPESLQRHASIPRLHGRIASKVERHGVRLSRRMNDAEHRGRPRNSHHNGYRQHNGMHSWQSSSERRSYSKRDRYAQESTTFCEPKTLAATKVDRNRSSNNCSADFEGPKPLSEILKDKKKTVSSADV, encoded by the exons ATGGAGGACGAATTGTTGAAGCGTAATACTGATTGTGTCTATTTCTTGGCCTCCCCTTTCACATGCAAGAAG GGTGTAGAGTGTGAATATCGGCATAGTGAAATGGCGAGGTTGAACCCACGGGATTGTTGGTTTTGGTTATCTGGGACTTGCTTCAATCCGACTTGTGCATTTCGCCATCCA CCCTTGGAATCGCATAATGAAGCATCAACTGATGGTGCTCCACCTCTGCTGAACCAGTCATCTGTGCCTGCAACAAAGACCAAAGTCCCATGCTACTATTACTACAATGGATTTTGCAACAAAGGTGACAGATGTCCATTCCTACATGAACCTGGTGAGGCAATAGGTTTGAAAACAAAGATAGCTAATGCAGTTGCTGATTCACCAGTGCTTCCCTTGGATAGTAAGACATCTGGAAGAGCTGATAGAGAGCCTGTAACAGCTGAAAAACATTCAATTCTATCTGAAATGGCAATGAAAAGTAGCAGTGGCTTGCATAATGGGCATAAACAGCAGGCTCAACATCCAGCTAATGCTATTATTCCGGAACCAAGTATATCAAAACAAACTTATATTCCTCAATGTGAAGAAACTGTTGCTGTTAAAACTGTGTCTTTGGAGCCTGCAGAATGCTCAATTAAGAGTGAGTGTGAGCCTAGCTTGGATTCTGACCAAAGTTCAGAGGGGATAATTGATGGCAACATTGTGCGAGATGAGTGGTGGGAATCATCCCCTGGTTTTGATGTTCTTGTTGAAGGGGAGGATGAAGAAATGATGGATGACCCAGAGTATTTGCCTGCCCTTGATGGAAATGATGGAGATAGCAAGCATCTATTTATGCCCCATGATTTTGCTCATCGGGCTGAGTATGATGAAAGAGTGTTCTTTGACAATGGACATTATGAGCCTTCTGAATATTTTAAAGATGAGCTGAGAAATAGTGTTCCAGAATATTCTTCAAGACGCACACAAGACAGAGAGGCAAAACGCATTGTGGAACGCAAGAGAAATATTTTGTGTGTGGAGTCCCCAGTTGGTGGCCGCCATGATGTTGATCTTCGAGACTACTTGAGTAAACGAAGGATGCATGGTGGTTATCAGGAGACGTGTGACTTGAGACATGTAAGAGATGGCAGGCCAGAGAGCCTTCAAAGGCATGCTTCAATTCCACGATTACATGGAAGGATAGCATCAAAGGTGGAAAGACATGGTGTTAGACTTTCTAGGAGAATGAATGATGCAGAACATCGAGGCAGACCTAGAAACTCACATCATAATGGATACAGGCAGCATAATGGGATGCATTCGTGGCAGTCTTCATCTGAAAGAAGGTCATACTCGAAGAGAGATAGATATGCTCAGGAGTCCACAACATTCTGTGAACCCAAGACTCTTGCTGCGACTAAAGTAGACAGGAATCGTTCAAGCAACAATTGTTCTGCGGACTTTGAAGGTCCCAAACCTTTGAGCGAAATCCTCAAGGATAAGAAGAAGACAGTCTCCTCTGCTGATGTTTAA